The following are encoded in a window of Ricinus communis isolate WT05 ecotype wild-type chromosome 4, ASM1957865v1, whole genome shotgun sequence genomic DNA:
- the LOC8270761 gene encoding transcription repressor MYB6, producing the protein MGHRCCSKQKVKRGLWSPEEDEKLGKYITTYGHGSWSSVPKLAGLQRCGKSCRLRWINYLRPDLKRGTFSAQEEQIIIDVHRILGNRWAQIAKHLPGRTDNEVKNFWNSCIKKKLISQGLDPRTHNLIPSHQRANIKKVVSNNSQSHQSQPHQQTKFSIITAKSKMTDTSMQITDPPILTLPSLNNIQQPSSASIFSSNDQNLHILSSTTINDSTIFPPPSSSMNPTGFGLFDDNCFWSTNNCTISEPFEVPTVEVLQAQELQLNQAYDEVDEANKGVEDMDASFDSSSFGFEFVESSMLSNSVLCHELNVMDDLAWNF; encoded by the exons ATGGGCCATAGGTGTTGCAGCAAACAGAAAGTGAAAAGAGGGTTATGGTCTCCTGAAGAAGACGAGAAGCTTGGCAAGTATATCACAACCTACGGCCATGGAAGTTGGAGTTCTGTCCCAAAACTTGCTG GGCTGCAGAGGTGTGGCAAAAGTTGTAGATTGAGATGGATAAACTACCTGAGACCAGATCTAAAGAGGGGTACCTTCTCAGCACAAGAAGAGCAGATTATTATTGATGTTCATAGAATTTTAGGTAACAG ATGGGCACAAATAGCAAAACATCTACCAGGGAGGACAGACAACGAAGTGAAGAATTTTTGGAACTCATGCATAAAGAAGAAGCTAATCTCACAAGGCTTGGACCCAAGAACTCACAACCTAATTCCTTCTCATCAAAGGGCAAACATCAAGAAGGTTGTATCCAACAACTCACAATCTCACCAATCACAACCTCACCAACAAACTAAATTCTCAATAATCACTGCCAAATCAAAGATGACAGATACATCCATGCAGATAACTGACCCACCAATCTTAACGCTACCTTCACTTAATAACATTCAACAACCTTCTTCAGCATCCATATTCTCCTCCAATGATCAAAACCTCCACATCCTGTCGAGTACTACTATCAACGATTCTACCATTTTTCCTCCTCCATCTTCATCAATGAACCCAACTGGATTTGGTCTCTTCGACGACAATTGCTTCTGGAGTACTAATAACTGTACAATCAGTGAACCCTTTGAGGTCCCAACGGTGGAAGTTCTGCAAGCACAGGAATTACAATTAAACCAAGCATATGATGAAGTGGATGAAGCTAATAAAGGTGTTGAAGATATGGATGCTTCATTTGACAGCTCTAGCTTTGGTTTTGAGTTTGTGGAATCTTCAATGTTGTCCAATTCAGTCTTATGTCATGAACTCAATGTCATGGATGATCTTGCTTGGAACTTTTAG